A single region of the Pseudomonas solani genome encodes:
- a CDS encoding DUF6160 family protein, producing the protein MRAVALFAVLLSPLAQAMQALDDTALSDVTGQDGISLETTSAGWSASNISYSEDGQSLNLRGVSNQPRSGSSITSTTKVDVVNQRLQIEHASSAQALSVTNIEMGGSTKSFGSLRAFYTLGATLKIKGGGASGVTGISVDDSRLSLSDVTFYYRDNGFDLIVKGMSLDAYLNNAYIDIVSGGDGQAVRLDLGNSRFVAAINGIGLDLAHGDPTALPVTPDAPDLRDPNASKSFGKLNMDLRLGGSVSISSGGASGSGLRIRPDVNIVNSLFQYQDEGILRAENFSGTLRSLAGLTLDLVQDGNGSFVQVAFADLKLNATLGGLIIGNPTNQKLGSLGIDLNFVDDGAKKNIFKLRPGGDPNSGLKGITADVSWNMANSSVSLTDNGNSMWFSGLRTNGTGQVTLDITKSCAAGASTSCYAGTQSDMSKGSYNGHFDGLRLGLNNVKGSYSFDGLRVGSATAPLQGGTELLVLMEIFPAYDFTLNGQLTLQPGGSSGSGISYNADFFITDARAAITVDETGKGLWLSGTRYDMHFRDGSVDVSNNGVELRKGTYWSNLDVADLRWGDRATGTSLGRLVLKRYEQGSTLALSSGGAGALCVGGSGSTASACSASGGRWEDRGNEGVSVKLKNVFVRDTTIDSTVNGVATDEKRNQVIIETDRVNGVNGSGSQLVVDNFYTSDGNPKDPNANTYGFNADLNLDVAPTKVCTKNGSTCTAVTPDPLGFAVNGRIHFKEVNIDRIQHVHPTGGAVTSMYGVKLQNADIRANLTATPIN; encoded by the coding sequence ATGCGTGCAGTTGCGTTGTTCGCGGTACTCCTCAGCCCCCTGGCCCAGGCCATGCAGGCGCTGGATGACACGGCGCTGTCCGACGTCACCGGGCAGGACGGCATCAGTCTGGAAACCACCAGCGCCGGCTGGTCGGCCAGCAACATCAGCTACAGCGAGGACGGCCAGAGCCTCAACCTGCGTGGCGTCAGCAACCAGCCGCGCAGCGGTTCCAGCATCACCTCCACCACCAAGGTGGATGTGGTCAACCAGCGCCTGCAGATCGAGCACGCCAGCAGCGCCCAGGCGCTCAGCGTCACCAACATCGAAATGGGCGGCAGCACCAAGAGCTTCGGTTCCCTACGCGCCTTCTACACCCTGGGTGCGACGCTGAAGATCAAGGGCGGCGGCGCCAGCGGCGTGACCGGCATCTCGGTGGACGACAGCCGCCTCTCGCTCTCCGATGTCACCTTCTATTACCGCGACAACGGCTTCGACCTGATCGTCAAAGGCATGAGCCTCGACGCCTACCTGAACAACGCCTACATCGACATCGTCAGCGGCGGAGATGGCCAGGCAGTACGCCTCGACCTGGGCAACTCGCGCTTCGTCGCCGCCATCAATGGCATCGGCCTCGACCTGGCCCATGGCGACCCCACTGCATTGCCGGTGACACCCGATGCGCCGGACCTGCGCGACCCCAATGCCAGCAAGAGCTTCGGCAAGCTCAACATGGACCTGCGCCTGGGCGGCAGCGTCAGCATCTCCAGCGGTGGCGCCAGCGGCTCGGGCCTGCGCATCCGGCCCGACGTGAACATCGTCAACAGCCTGTTCCAGTACCAGGACGAAGGCATCCTGCGTGCCGAGAACTTCTCCGGCACCCTGCGCAGCCTCGCCGGCCTGACCCTCGATCTGGTGCAGGATGGCAATGGCAGCTTCGTCCAGGTCGCCTTCGCCGACCTCAAGCTCAACGCCACCCTGGGCGGGCTGATCATCGGCAACCCCACCAACCAGAAACTCGGCAGCCTGGGCATCGACCTCAACTTCGTCGACGACGGCGCGAAGAAGAACATCTTCAAGCTGCGCCCTGGCGGCGATCCCAACTCGGGCCTCAAGGGCATCACCGCCGATGTCAGCTGGAACATGGCCAACAGCTCGGTCTCGCTCACCGATAACGGCAACAGCATGTGGTTCAGCGGGCTGCGCACCAACGGCACCGGGCAGGTCACCCTGGACATCACCAAGAGCTGCGCGGCCGGCGCCTCCACCTCGTGCTACGCCGGCACCCAGAGCGACATGAGCAAGGGCAGCTACAACGGCCACTTCGACGGCCTGCGCCTGGGCCTGAACAACGTCAAGGGCAGCTACAGCTTCGATGGCCTGCGCGTGGGCAGCGCCACCGCGCCGCTGCAGGGCGGCACCGAGTTGCTGGTGCTGATGGAAATCTTCCCCGCCTACGACTTCACCCTCAATGGCCAGCTCACCCTGCAACCGGGTGGCAGCAGCGGCTCGGGCATCAGCTACAACGCCGATTTCTTCATCACCGACGCCCGCGCCGCCATCACCGTGGACGAGACCGGCAAGGGCCTGTGGCTCTCCGGCACCCGCTACGACATGCACTTCCGCGACGGCTCGGTGGACGTCAGCAACAACGGCGTCGAGCTGCGCAAGGGCACCTACTGGTCCAACCTCGATGTCGCCGACCTGCGCTGGGGTGACCGCGCCACCGGCACCAGCCTCGGTCGCCTGGTGCTCAAGCGCTACGAACAGGGCTCCACCCTGGCGCTCAGCTCCGGCGGTGCCGGCGCCCTCTGCGTGGGCGGCAGCGGCTCCACTGCCAGTGCCTGTTCCGCCAGCGGCGGCCGCTGGGAGGACCGCGGCAACGAAGGCGTCTCGGTCAAGCTGAAGAACGTATTCGTGCGCGACACCACCATCGACAGCACGGTCAATGGCGTGGCCACCGACGAGAAGCGCAACCAGGTGATCATCGAGACCGACCGCGTCAACGGCGTGAACGGCAGCGGCAGCCAGCTGGTTGTGGATAACTTCTACACCTCCGACGGCAACCCCAAGGACCCCAACGCCAACACCTACGGCTTCAACGCCGACCTCAACCTCGACGTCGCGCCGACCAAGGTCTGCACCAAGAACGGCAGCACCTGCACCGCCGTCACCCCCGACCCGCTGGGCTTCGCGGTCAACGGCCGCATCCACTTCAAGGAAGTGAACATCGACCGCATCCAGCACGTGCACCCCACCGGCGGCGCCGTCACCTCCATGTACGGGGTGAAGCTGCAGAACGCCGATATCCGCGCCAACCTCACCGCCACGCCGATCAACTGA
- a CDS encoding DUF6160 family protein, giving the protein MTSRFLSLALLLAAGCAQAELKPMADADLSATSGQGGVYLSGEFSINKGGGVLWSTPATNNATQWTIGERSCATAGSSTPESCGMRIAIRTEAAGGWYVLDNLKGVFSFEGLTLRTRLINDSAAGFNQDVIELGLPNNVRFKDGSFAFAVANQGGWRNKVGTTANGGDSTFQQTNIFSAKIDGDIRMQGSVLVFPK; this is encoded by the coding sequence ATGACCTCTAGATTCCTCTCGCTGGCCCTGCTGCTCGCCGCCGGTTGCGCGCAGGCCGAGCTCAAGCCCATGGCGGATGCCGACCTCAGCGCCACGAGCGGGCAGGGCGGGGTCTACCTTTCCGGCGAGTTCAGTATCAACAAGGGCGGCGGCGTGCTCTGGAGCACCCCGGCCACCAACAACGCTACGCAATGGACCATCGGCGAGCGCAGCTGCGCCACGGCGGGCTCCAGCACCCCGGAAAGTTGCGGCATGCGCATCGCCATCCGCACCGAGGCAGCGGGCGGCTGGTACGTGCTCGACAATCTCAAGGGCGTGTTCAGCTTCGAAGGCCTGACCCTGCGCACCCGGCTGATCAACGACAGTGCCGCCGGCTTCAACCAGGACGTGATCGAGCTGGGCCTGCCCAACAACGTGCGCTTCAAGGACGGCAGCTTCGCCTTCGCCGTCGCCAACCAGGGCGGCTGGCGCAACAAGGTGGGCACCACCGCCAATGGCGGCGACTCCACCTTCCAGCAGACCAACATCTTCTCGGCGAAGATCGACGGCGACATCCGCATGCAGGGCAGCGTGCTGGTCTTCCCCAAATAA
- a CDS encoding DUF6160 family protein, with protein sequence MRLTRSPAKRLFLVLATSLLAASAQARMEALDDAELSNVTGQAFINLTTDANAGINYTRINLGVDLDTQLNMKKLQLGQYNDSVTRPGEIAGSSDILINNFALGTVNADGSVNPFRISNPFLELAYSGNKVVGVRIGFGEAKGVLSGDIQSLTGNIPVHISGTAKPIINAASAWDRFLLGVAGISDTTKLEADATLVNSSGNADPVRGTMAGLTNGTALTCVSGCAWGGLSDGLLSLFKSNGCGILSLSTCYNLTQFQSLPVGNTSNMGSMDGAAKGFFISLQTQDVAWRDMDSNAFMTALKGAFMNMPKYRDANGNLVSPINIDFEQAFNGIPRQDTCLGSATKGC encoded by the coding sequence ATGCGCCTGACCCGCAGTCCCGCCAAACGCCTTTTCCTCGTGCTCGCTACCAGCCTGCTGGCCGCCTCGGCCCAGGCCCGCATGGAGGCGCTCGATGACGCGGAGCTTTCCAACGTCACCGGCCAGGCCTTCATCAACCTGACCACCGACGCCAATGCCGGGATCAACTACACCCGCATCAACCTGGGTGTCGATCTTGATACGCAGCTGAACATGAAGAAGCTGCAACTCGGCCAATACAACGACAGCGTCACCCGGCCTGGTGAGATCGCTGGCTCGTCCGACATCCTGATCAACAACTTCGCCCTGGGCACCGTCAATGCGGATGGCTCGGTCAACCCGTTCCGCATTTCCAACCCGTTCCTCGAACTGGCCTATTCCGGCAACAAGGTGGTGGGCGTGCGCATCGGCTTCGGCGAAGCTAAGGGTGTGTTGTCCGGGGATATCCAGAGCTTGACCGGGAACATTCCGGTGCATATCTCTGGTACCGCGAAGCCGATTATCAATGCAGCTTCTGCCTGGGACAGATTCTTGCTGGGGGTCGCTGGTATTTCGGACACCACCAAGTTGGAAGCGGACGCGACCCTGGTGAACTCAAGCGGCAATGCCGACCCGGTGCGCGGCACCATGGCGGGGCTGACCAATGGCACCGCGCTGACCTGCGTCAGTGGGTGCGCGTGGGGCGGGCTTTCTGATGGCCTGCTCAGCCTGTTCAAGTCCAACGGCTGCGGCATCCTTTCCCTGAGCACCTGCTACAACCTCACCCAGTTCCAGTCCCTACCGGTGGGCAACACCAGCAACATGGGCAGCATGGATGGTGCCGCCAAGGGCTTCTTCATTTCCCTGCAGACCCAGGATGTGGCCTGGCGTGACATGGACAGCAACGCCTTCATGACCGCTCTCAAGGGCGCCTTCATGAACATGCCCAAGTACCGGGACGCCAACGGCAACCTGGTCTCCCCGATCAATATCGACTTTGAACAGGCCTTCAACGGTATTCCCCGGCAGGACACCTGCCTGGGCTCCGCCACCAAGGGGTGCTGA